In Pseudorca crassidens isolate mPseCra1 chromosome 16, mPseCra1.hap1, whole genome shotgun sequence, one DNA window encodes the following:
- the DDX21 gene encoding nucleolar RNA helicase 2 has protein sequence MPGKLLSEADLESDTAMAKVEMPRKRNEKKGKKEKPKSNKTEEAAEEKDETISPKAKKVKKKAGPFEADMSSPKSKKAKKKEEPSQDDIISPKTKSAKKSKEPREKTVVSPKPKKLIKNEEPSENDLGVPKSKKMKKEKEMNGEIGEKSPNVKNGFPHSGPDSDSKEAASEESNSELEQEITVEQKEGAFSNFPISEETIKLLKARGVTFLFPIQAKTFHHVYSGKDLIAQARTGTGKTFSFAIPLVEKLQGELQDRKRGRAPQVLVLTPTRELAGQVSRDFSDITKKLAVACFYGGTPYGGQIERMRNGIDILVGTPGRIKDHLQNGKLELTKLKHVVLDEVDQMLDMGFADQVEEILCVAYKKDSEDNPQTLLFSATCPHWVYNVAKKYMKSTYEQVDLIGKKTQKTAITVEHLAIKCHWTQRAAVIGDVIRVYSGYQGRTIIFCETKKEAQELSQNVSIRQDAQSLHGDIPQKQREITLKGFRNGDFGVLVATNVAARGLDIPEVDLVVQSSPPKDVESYIHRSGRTGRAGRTGICVCFYQHKEEYQLAQVEQKAGIKFKRIGVPSATEIIKASSKDAIRLLDSVPPTAIVHFKQSAEKLIEEKGAVEALAAALAHISGATSVNQRSLINSDVGFVTMILQCSIEMPNISYAWKELKEQLGEDIDSKVKGMVFLKGKQGVCFDIPTASVTEVQEKWHDSRRWQLSVATEQPELEGPREGYRSFRGQREGNRSFRGQREGNRGLRGQRERNRSFRGQRSGGGNKSNRFQNKGQKRNFSKAFGQ, from the exons aaaGGTAAAAAAGAGAAGCCAAAATCTAATAAGACTGAAGAGGCAGCAGAAGAAAAGGACGAAACGATTTCTCCCAAAGctaaaaaggttaaaaagaaagCAGGGCCTTTTGAGGCTGACATGAGTTCTCCTAAAtccaaaaaggcaaaaaagaaagaggagccaTCTCAAGATGACATTATTTCTCCTAAGACCAAAAGTGCGAAAAAATCAAAGGAGCCCCGTGAAAAGACAGTTGTTTCTCCTAAAcccaaaaaactaataaaaaatgagGAGCCTTCTGAGAATGACTTGGGTGTGCCTAAGTCcaagaagatgaagaaagaaaaagaaatgaatggagaAATTGGAGAGAAAAGCCCCAACGTGAAGAATGGATTCCCTCATTCTGGACCTGACTCCGACTCCAAGGAAGCTGCCAGTGAAGAAAGTAACAGTGAGTTAGAGCAG GAAATAACTGTGGAGCAAAAAGAAGGAGCTTTCTCTAATTTTCCCATATCTGAAGAAACTATTAAACTTCTCAAAG CCCGTGGGGTGACCTTCCTGTTTCCTATACAAGCAAAGACGTTTCACCACGTCTATAGTGGGAAGGACTTGATTGCACAGGCACGGACAGGAACTGGGAAGACATTCTCCTTTGCTATCCCTTTGGTTGAGAAACTTCAGGGAGAACTGCAAGACCGGAAGAGAGGCCGTGCCCCTCAG gtACTGGTTCTTACACCCACAAGGGAGTTGGCAGGTCAAGTAAGCAGAGATTTCAGTGACATCACAAAAAAACTGGCAGTGGCTTGTTTTTATGGTGGAACTCCCTACGGAGGACAAA TTGAACGCATGCGGAATGGGATTGATATCCTGGTTGGGACACCAGGTCGTATCAAAGACCACCTGCAGAATGGCAAGCTAGAGCTCACCAAACTTAAGCATGTTGTCCTGGATGAAGTTGACCAGATGTTGGACATGGGCTTTGCTGATCAAGTGGAAGAGATTTTATGTGTGGCATACAAGAAAG ATTCAGAAGACAATCCCCAAACATTGCTTTTTTCTGCAACTTGCCCTCATTGGGTTTATAATGTTGCTAAGAAATACATGAAATCTACATATGAACAAGTGGACCTGATTGGTAAAAAGACCCAGAAAACGGCAATAACTGTAGAG CATCTGGCTATCAAGTGCCACTGGACTCAAAGGGCAGCAGTTATTGGGGACGTGATCCGAGTGTACAGTGGTTATCAAGGGCGCACTATCATCTTCTGTGAAACCAAGAAAGAAGCCCAGGAGTTGTCACAGAATGTGTCCATAAGGCAG GATGCCCAGTCATTACACGGAGACATTCCACAGAAGCAAAGGGAAATCACCCTGAAGGGTTTTAGAAATGGTGATTTTGGAGTTTTGGTTGCAACCAATGTCGCTGCACGTGGGTTAGACATCCCCGAGGTTGATCTGGTTGTACAGAGTTCTCCACCAAAG GATGTGGAGTCCTATATTCATCGTTCTGGACGAACAGGTAGAGCTGGAAGGACTGGGATTTGCGTCTGCTTTTATCAGCACAAGGAAGAATATCAGTTAGCCCAAGTGGAGCAAAAAGCG GGAattaaatttaagagaatagGTGTTCCTTCTGCAACAGAGATAATAAAAGCTTCTAGCAAAGATGCCATCAG GCTTTTGGATTCTGTGCCTCCCACTGCGATTGTTCACTTCAAGCAGTCAGCCGAGAAGCTGATCGAGGAGAAGGGAGCCGTGGAAGCCCTGGCAGCAGCCCTGGCCCATATTTCAGGTGCCACGTCAGTCAACCAGCGCTCCTTGATCAACTCAGATGTG GGTTTTGTGACCATGATCTTGCAGTGCTCAATAGAAATGCCAAATATTAGTTATGCTTGGAAAGAACTTAAAGAGCAGCTGGGTGAGGATATTGATTCCAAAGTGAAGGGAATGGTCTTTCTCAAAGGAAAGCAG GGTGTTTGCTTTGATATCCCTACTGCATCAGTAACAGAAGTACAG GAAAAATGGCATGATTCACGGCGCTGGCAGCTTTCTGTGGCCACAGAGCAACCAGAGCTAGAAGGACCACGGGAAGGATATCGAAGCTTCAGGGGACAGcgggaaggaaacagaagcttcagGGGACAGCGGGAAGGCAATCGAGGTCTCAGGGGACAGCGGGAAAGAAATAGAAGCTTCAGAGGACAGCGATCAGGAGGTGGCAACAAAAGTAACAGATTCCAAAACAAAGGCCAGAAGCGGAATTTTAGTAAAGCATTCGGACAGTAA